One window of Ziziphus jujuba cultivar Dongzao chromosome 5, ASM3175591v1 genomic DNA carries:
- the LOC132803752 gene encoding uncharacterized mitochondrial protein AtMg00810-like: MDVKSAFLNGYLDEEIFIEQPPCFVKKGEEHKVYKLRKALYGLRQSPRAWNSRINSYFEKNGFHKCPYEHTLFVKNHGKEGFIIVSLYVDDFIFTGNNMELLNNFRASMKREFEMTDLGKLHHFLGIEVHQGREGIFISQEKYANDILKKFKMEQANPVSTPCVAGLKLNKNGEGKLVNPSVFRSLVGNLMYLTATRPDIMFAVSLVSRFMEKPYSNHLEVAKRVLKYVKGTIDCGIFYQANLPITFMGYIDSDLAGSVDDSKSVVGYVFNIGSGAISWMSKKWPVVALSTTEAEYIAACAAGCQIIWSQGVLESLKFKPEKPTILFCDNSSTISVAKDLVLHRRTKQIRTRFHFLRDLIKDGTIQIEYCRSRDQVADILTKCLSQQLFKEINAKLGVKREFGLQEGLLE; the protein is encoded by the coding sequence ATGGATGTTAAGTctgccttcttgaatggatatCTTGATGAGGAAATTTTCATTGAGCAACCACCTTGTTTTGTGAAGAAGGGTGAAGAGCACAAAGTTTATAAATTGAGGAAAGCCTTATATGGTCTTAGACAATCACCTAGAGCTTGGAATAGCCGAATAAATTCTTATTTTGAGAAGAATGGGTTTCATAAGTGTCCATATGAGCATActctatttgtcaaaaatcatggCAAAGAAGGTTTCATCATTGTGagtctttatgttgatgatttcaTATTCACTGGCAACAATATGgagttattaaataattttagagcATCAATGAAAAGGGAGTTTGAAATGACAGATTTGGGGAAACTACATCATTTTCTAGGAATTGAAGTTCATCAAGGCAGAGAAGGAATTTTTATTTCTCAGGAGAAATACgcaaatgatattttgaagaaGTTTAAAATGGAGCAAGCAAATCCTGTGTCAACTCCATGTGTTGCTGGATTAAAGTTAAACAAAAATGGTGAAGGAAAACTTGTTAATCCAAGTGTTTTTAGAAGTCTAGTTGGAAATTTGATGTATCTAACGGCAACAAGGCCTGATATCATGTTTGCTGTTAGTTTGGTGAGCAGATTTATGGAGAAGCCATATTCAAATCATTTGGAAGTTGCTAAAAGAGTTTTGAAATATGTTAAAGGGACCATTGATTGTGGTAtattttatcaagcaaatcttCCAATTACTTTTATGGGTTACATTGATAGTGATCTTGCTGGAAGTGTTGATGATAGTAAAAGTGTTGTTGGTTATGTGTTCAATATTGGGAGTGGAGCAATTTCCTGGATGTCAAAGAAATGGCCGGTGGTAGCACTTTCAACCACTGAAGCAGAGTATATAGCTGCTTGTGCTGCAGGTTGTCAGATTATCTGGTCACAAGGAGTGTTGGAAAGTCTCAAGTTTAAGCCAGAAAAGCcaactattttgttttgtgataATAGTTCAACCATATCAGTTGCTAAAGATCTTGTTCTTCATAGGAGGACTAAACAAATACGAACTAGATTTCATTTTCTAAGGGATCTTATCAAAGATGGCACAATTCAAATTGAATATTGCAGAAGCAGAGACCAGGTAGCAGATATCTTAACAAAATGTCTCAGCCAACAGCTTTTCAAAGAGATAAATGCTAAGCTTGGAGTTAAAAGAGAATTTGGTTTACAGGAGGGATTGTTagaataa